From Asterias rubens chromosome 3, eAstRub1.3, whole genome shotgun sequence, the proteins below share one genomic window:
- the LOC117288425 gene encoding serine/threonine-protein kinase DCLK1-like isoform X1, with amino-acid sequence MGRVRKNSARRMNTNANDTLLAYPFNNSDVPPAPAARARKKLVQAQEDNTMLVASRNSDVSVSQQHKDITEEQYQDLRRPRQLLFYRNGDRYFRGKRLRITPNRFQTFETLLSELTKHMSLPYGVRKIYQPDTGVSITDIENLKDGESYVCASFEKFKKMNYGANKSTPGWATGHASKHSQLQSDLYGHLSYSYPSTGKYAAAYARSPVGGPGSLKKGGSGPVSFSFSSVRRPPLSHREMDPVSKSTGVLYSDHSPSKPKLCKIAKAGAKPPQIVSLLLNKRSVQSYEQLVQDISDAFGLPKYKNHRIRKLFTISGKEVKGVADFFRNPDDAFIASTSKHPLTRDEVAEVYADSFPNMPYTKGNRRRTKGRESKTDSSLEDDERSESLSIRPQKKSERKIKDIEKSPRGDKDVEEKSKDEVEREEANLKKEEELRRKEKELKKREEDLEKQLAADKKTKSEKERLKAIAKKEAELKAIEESLKKKEEEERKRKEEEDAKKKREEEETERRREEEKRLEEEDRKRLSELEDELEYDDRAELEDEKELFGNQDSYSDDIPSDEINYDKRELNILDEDNSSNDKENKPNFSSDPREIVDKDSILKRYTIGPKIGDGNFADVHEATLKNTDQVFAMKIVDKSKLTSKEHMIENEIGIMKNIKHPNIAKLFEEHETEENIYLVMEYIKGGDLFDAITESVKFTEADAAIIISDMASALAYLHGLNIVHRDLKPENLLFANRKISKSSSGDVTLKLADFGLAMEVKSPIFTVCGTPTYVAPEILAETGYGLEVDMWATGVICYILLCGFPPFRSLDRDQEELFEIIQSGEFVYLSPYWDNISDSAKDLIDHLLVVSRRKRYTAKQVMKHPWITSGGGKLKEALPNLQREVSMNLEKNFEGRKSGRRKGGGGVR; translated from the exons ATGGGACGCGTTCGTAAAAACTCAGCAAGACGTATGAACACCAACGCCAACGACACCCTTCTTGCCTACCCCTTCAACAACTCAGATGTCCCCCCAGCCCCAGCAGCAAGAGCTCGCAAGAAACTTGTTCAAGCTCAAGAGGACAACACCATGCTGGTGGCTAGTCGCAACTCGGATGTCAGTGTCTCGCAACAGCATAAAGACATCACAGAGGAGCAATATCAAGACTTGCGCAGACCAAGGCAGCTTCTCTTCTACAGGAATGGCGACCGTTACTTCCGGGGGAAACGGTTACGGATAACTCCAAATCGATTCCAGACGTTTGAAACCCTCTTGAGTGAGTTAACAAAACACATGTCCCTCCCTTATGGAGTGAGAAAGATTTATCAACCAGACACTGGTGTATCTATCACGGATATCGAGAACTTGAAAGACGGAGAATCGTACGTTTGTGCATCCTTTGAGAAATTTAAGAAGATGAACTACGGTGCTAATAAGTCAACTCCTGGTTGGGCAACTGGTCATGCAA GTAAACACAGTCAGCTCCAGAGTGATCTGTACGGACATTTAAGCTACTCTTACCCAAGTACTGGCAAATACGCAGCTGCCTACGCAAGAAGCCCAGTAGGAGGGCCAGGATCTCTCAAGAAGGGTGGAAGTGGACCAGTGTCATTCTCTTTCTCTAGTGTCAGGAGACCTCCGCTATCTCACAGGGAGATGGACCCAGTCTCAAAGTCTACTGGGGTGCTTTATTCTGATCACAGTCCATCCAAACCAAAACTCTGTAAGATTGCTAAGGCAGGAGCAAAACCTCCGCAAATAGTTTCTCTCTTATTGAACAAACGTAGCGTTCAATCTTACGAGCAGCTTGTCCAAGACATCTCCGATGCATTTGGACTTCCTAAGTATAAGAATCATAGGATTAGGAAGCTGTTTACGATAAGCGGGAAAGAAGTTAAAGGTGTGGCTGATTTCTTCAGGAATCCTGACGATGCTTTCATTGCATCAACATCTAAACATCCACTAACACGAGATGAAGTTGCTGAAGTCTATGCGGATAGCTTTCCTAATATGCCTTATACCAAGGGTAATAGGAGACGGACTAAGGGTAGAGAAAGTAAGACTGATAGCAGTCTTGAAGACGATGAAAGAAGCGAGAGCTTGAGCATTCGTCCGCAGAAAAAAtcagagagaaaaataaaagaCATTGAAAAATCTCCAAGAGGGGATAAAGATGTTGAGGAGAAGAGTAAAGATGAGGTGGAGAGGGAGGAAGCAAACCTGAAGAAAGAGGAAGAATTAAGACGGAAAGAAAAAGAACTTAAGAAGCGAGAAGAAGATCTGGAAAAACAACTGGCAGCAGATAAGAAAACAAAGTCAGAGAAGGAACGTCTTAAGGCTATTGCTAAGAAAGAGGCAGAGCTCAAAGCTATAGAGGAATCACTtaagaagaaagaagaagaggaaCGAAAGAGAAAGGAGGAGGAGGATGCAAAGAAAAAAcgtgaagaagaagaaactgaGAGAAGACGTGAAGAAGAGAAGAGGTTAGAAGAAGAGGACCGGAAGAGATTGTCCGAATTAGAAGATGAACTAGAATATGATGATAGAGCAGAACTGGAAGATGAAAAAGAATTATTTGGTAATCAAGATTCATACTCTGACGATATTCCAAGTGATGAGATCAATTATGATAAACGTGAACTTAACATTCTTGATGAAGACAACTCATCAAACGACAAAGAGAACAAACCAAATTTTTCTTCCGATCCTCGGGAGATCGTTGACAAGGACTCCATCCTCAAGAGGTACACCATCGGCCCCAAAATAGGAGACGGTAATTTTGCCGATGTCCACGAGGCAACATTGAAAAACACAGATCAGGTTTTCGCGATGAAGATTGTTGACAAATCAAAACTGACAAGTAAAGAACATATGATTGAGAACGAGATTGGGATCATGAAGAATATCAAACATCCAAACATCGCGAAGCTCTTTGAGGAGCATGAGACAGAGGAAAACATCTACCTCGTGATGGAGTACATCAAGGGAGGAGATCTGTTTGACGCCATTACAGAAAGTGTAAAGTTCACTGAAGCAGATGCAGCAATTATCATTAGCGATATGGCTAGCGCCCTCGCTTACCTTCATGGACTTAATATCGTGCATCGCGATCTGAAGCCAGAAAACTTACTG TTTGCCAATCGAAAG ATCAGCAAATCATCTTCAGGAGATGTGACTTTAAAGCTAGCTGACTTTGGTCTGGCTATGGAGGTTAAATCACCCATCTTTACAGTCTGTGGAACTCCAACTTATGTGGCTCCGGAAATACTAGCAGAAACAG GTTACGGCCTAGAGGTTGACATGTGGGCTACTGGTGTCATTTGTTACATCTTACTGTGTGGGTTTCCACCATTCCGAAGTTTAGATCGAGACCAAGAAGAGTTATTTGAAATCATCCAATCAGGAGAGTTTGTTTACCTCTCACCGTATTGGGATAATATCTCAGATA GTGCCAAAGATTTAATTGATCATCTTCTGGTAGTCAGTCGAAGGAAACGCTATACGGCAAAGCAAGTCATGAAACATCCATGGATCACCAGCGGAGGAGGAAAGCTTAAAGAAGCGCTCCCAAATCTACAGAGAGAAGTTTCTATGAATCTAGAGAAGAACTTTGAAGGCAGGAAGAGTGGAAGGCGTAAAGGAGGAGGAGGGGTTCGATAG
- the LOC117288425 gene encoding serine/threonine-protein kinase DCLK1-like isoform X2: MGRVRKNSARRMNTNANDTLLAYPFNNSDVPPAPAARARKKLVQAQEDNTMLVASRNSDVSVSQQHKDITEEQYQDLRRPRQLLFYRNGDRYFRGKRLRITPNRFQTFETLLSELTKHMSLPYGVRKIYQPDTGVSITDIENLKDGESYVCASFEKFKKMNYGANKSTPGWATGHASKHSQLQSDLYGHLSYSYPSTGKYAAAYARSPVGGPGSLKKGGSGPVSFSFSSVRRPPLSHREMDPVSKSTGVLYSDHSPSKPKLCKIAKAGAKPPQIVSLLLNKRSVQSYEQLVQDISDAFGLPKYKNHRIRKLFTISGKEVKGVADFFRNPDDAFIASTSKHPLTRDEVAEVYADSFPNMPYTKGNRRRTKGRESKTDSSLEDDERSESLSIRPQKKSERKIKDIEKSPRGDKDVEEKSKDEVEREEANLKKEEELRRKEKELKKREEDLEKQLAADKKTKSEKERLKAIAKKEAELKAIEESLKKKEEEERKRKEEEDAKKKREEEETERRREEEKRLEEEDRKRLSELEDELEYDDRAELEDEKELFGNQDSYSDDIPSDEINYDKRELNILDEDNSSNDKENKPNFSSDPREIVDKDSILKRYTIGPKIGDGNFADVHEATLKNTDQVFAMKIVDKSKLTSKEHMIENEIGIMKNIKHPNIAKLFEEHETEENIYLVMEYIKGGDLFDAITESVKFTEADAAIIISDMASALAYLHGLNIVHRDLKPENLLISKSSSGDVTLKLADFGLAMEVKSPIFTVCGTPTYVAPEILAETGYGLEVDMWATGVICYILLCGFPPFRSLDRDQEELFEIIQSGEFVYLSPYWDNISDSAKDLIDHLLVVSRRKRYTAKQVMKHPWITSGGGKLKEALPNLQREVSMNLEKNFEGRKSGRRKGGGGVR; this comes from the exons ATGGGACGCGTTCGTAAAAACTCAGCAAGACGTATGAACACCAACGCCAACGACACCCTTCTTGCCTACCCCTTCAACAACTCAGATGTCCCCCCAGCCCCAGCAGCAAGAGCTCGCAAGAAACTTGTTCAAGCTCAAGAGGACAACACCATGCTGGTGGCTAGTCGCAACTCGGATGTCAGTGTCTCGCAACAGCATAAAGACATCACAGAGGAGCAATATCAAGACTTGCGCAGACCAAGGCAGCTTCTCTTCTACAGGAATGGCGACCGTTACTTCCGGGGGAAACGGTTACGGATAACTCCAAATCGATTCCAGACGTTTGAAACCCTCTTGAGTGAGTTAACAAAACACATGTCCCTCCCTTATGGAGTGAGAAAGATTTATCAACCAGACACTGGTGTATCTATCACGGATATCGAGAACTTGAAAGACGGAGAATCGTACGTTTGTGCATCCTTTGAGAAATTTAAGAAGATGAACTACGGTGCTAATAAGTCAACTCCTGGTTGGGCAACTGGTCATGCAA GTAAACACAGTCAGCTCCAGAGTGATCTGTACGGACATTTAAGCTACTCTTACCCAAGTACTGGCAAATACGCAGCTGCCTACGCAAGAAGCCCAGTAGGAGGGCCAGGATCTCTCAAGAAGGGTGGAAGTGGACCAGTGTCATTCTCTTTCTCTAGTGTCAGGAGACCTCCGCTATCTCACAGGGAGATGGACCCAGTCTCAAAGTCTACTGGGGTGCTTTATTCTGATCACAGTCCATCCAAACCAAAACTCTGTAAGATTGCTAAGGCAGGAGCAAAACCTCCGCAAATAGTTTCTCTCTTATTGAACAAACGTAGCGTTCAATCTTACGAGCAGCTTGTCCAAGACATCTCCGATGCATTTGGACTTCCTAAGTATAAGAATCATAGGATTAGGAAGCTGTTTACGATAAGCGGGAAAGAAGTTAAAGGTGTGGCTGATTTCTTCAGGAATCCTGACGATGCTTTCATTGCATCAACATCTAAACATCCACTAACACGAGATGAAGTTGCTGAAGTCTATGCGGATAGCTTTCCTAATATGCCTTATACCAAGGGTAATAGGAGACGGACTAAGGGTAGAGAAAGTAAGACTGATAGCAGTCTTGAAGACGATGAAAGAAGCGAGAGCTTGAGCATTCGTCCGCAGAAAAAAtcagagagaaaaataaaagaCATTGAAAAATCTCCAAGAGGGGATAAAGATGTTGAGGAGAAGAGTAAAGATGAGGTGGAGAGGGAGGAAGCAAACCTGAAGAAAGAGGAAGAATTAAGACGGAAAGAAAAAGAACTTAAGAAGCGAGAAGAAGATCTGGAAAAACAACTGGCAGCAGATAAGAAAACAAAGTCAGAGAAGGAACGTCTTAAGGCTATTGCTAAGAAAGAGGCAGAGCTCAAAGCTATAGAGGAATCACTtaagaagaaagaagaagaggaaCGAAAGAGAAAGGAGGAGGAGGATGCAAAGAAAAAAcgtgaagaagaagaaactgaGAGAAGACGTGAAGAAGAGAAGAGGTTAGAAGAAGAGGACCGGAAGAGATTGTCCGAATTAGAAGATGAACTAGAATATGATGATAGAGCAGAACTGGAAGATGAAAAAGAATTATTTGGTAATCAAGATTCATACTCTGACGATATTCCAAGTGATGAGATCAATTATGATAAACGTGAACTTAACATTCTTGATGAAGACAACTCATCAAACGACAAAGAGAACAAACCAAATTTTTCTTCCGATCCTCGGGAGATCGTTGACAAGGACTCCATCCTCAAGAGGTACACCATCGGCCCCAAAATAGGAGACGGTAATTTTGCCGATGTCCACGAGGCAACATTGAAAAACACAGATCAGGTTTTCGCGATGAAGATTGTTGACAAATCAAAACTGACAAGTAAAGAACATATGATTGAGAACGAGATTGGGATCATGAAGAATATCAAACATCCAAACATCGCGAAGCTCTTTGAGGAGCATGAGACAGAGGAAAACATCTACCTCGTGATGGAGTACATCAAGGGAGGAGATCTGTTTGACGCCATTACAGAAAGTGTAAAGTTCACTGAAGCAGATGCAGCAATTATCATTAGCGATATGGCTAGCGCCCTCGCTTACCTTCATGGACTTAATATCGTGCATCGCGATCTGAAGCCAGAAAACTTACTG ATCAGCAAATCATCTTCAGGAGATGTGACTTTAAAGCTAGCTGACTTTGGTCTGGCTATGGAGGTTAAATCACCCATCTTTACAGTCTGTGGAACTCCAACTTATGTGGCTCCGGAAATACTAGCAGAAACAG GTTACGGCCTAGAGGTTGACATGTGGGCTACTGGTGTCATTTGTTACATCTTACTGTGTGGGTTTCCACCATTCCGAAGTTTAGATCGAGACCAAGAAGAGTTATTTGAAATCATCCAATCAGGAGAGTTTGTTTACCTCTCACCGTATTGGGATAATATCTCAGATA GTGCCAAAGATTTAATTGATCATCTTCTGGTAGTCAGTCGAAGGAAACGCTATACGGCAAAGCAAGTCATGAAACATCCATGGATCACCAGCGGAGGAGGAAAGCTTAAAGAAGCGCTCCCAAATCTACAGAGAGAAGTTTCTATGAATCTAGAGAAGAACTTTGAAGGCAGGAAGAGTGGAAGGCGTAAAGGAGGAGGAGGGGTTCGATAG
- the LOC117287798 gene encoding uncharacterized protein LOC117287798 isoform X2 produces MLFNVVQNILVYHPDLSTILGRCHNAGVLCFRYQIKVTLPTMDSAGDKTPTDVSTEKVSAENPTSSDIVQKYQEMFSSRYSDDDPFFKPYKTKGMDPPPIMENYFIRQQKRSWNDSYQDHRNNQDRGYGPSKRPQYDHRGQHGGHHGGHHRERDGGWGQQGRNQQWGNSSHNQDWRQRDRQGQGSQPQRGQRERYSDGRHDRWSNERPNERQQDTQHRSQGRNSSHKTHDEWT; encoded by the exons ATGTTATTCAACGTAGTTCAGAACATTCTAGTTTATCATCCCGATCTCAGCACCATACTTGGACGAT GTCATAACGCTGGAGTCTTATGTTTTAGATATCAGATCAAAGTAACGCTTCCCACCATGGATTCTGCAGGGGACAAAACACCTACAGATGTTAGCACAGAAAAAGTATCTGCTGAAAACCCAACAAGTTCAGATATAGTCCAAAAATATCAGGAGATGTTTTCATCTAGGTACAGTGACGACGATCCATTCTTCAAACCCTATAAAACCAAAGGAATGGACCCCCCACCcatcatggaaaattacttcatcaGACAACAAAAGAGAAGCTGGAATGACAG TTACCAGGATCATAGAAATAACCAAGACAGAGGTTACGGTCCTTCAAAGAGGCCACAATACGAtcatagaggtcaacatggagGTCATCATGGAGGTCACCATCGTGAGAGGGACGGTGGATGGGGTCAACAGGGTCGTAATCAACAATGGGGTAATTCTTCTCATAATCAAGACTGGAGACAGCGAGATAGACAAGGTCAAGGGTCACAACCCCAAAGAGGTCAACGAGAACGATACTCTGATGGTCGCCATGATAGATGGTCTAATGAGAGACCGAATGAAAGACAGCAGGACACTCAGCATCGGTCACAAGGCCGTAACTCCAGTCACAAAACACATGATGAATGGACTTGA
- the LOC117287798 gene encoding uncharacterized protein LOC117287798 isoform X1 translates to MSLHKTWCKIKNYRQNNKANCKGHNAGVLCFRYQIKVTLPTMDSAGDKTPTDVSTEKVSAENPTSSDIVQKYQEMFSSRYSDDDPFFKPYKTKGMDPPPIMENYFIRQQKRSWNDSYQDHRNNQDRGYGPSKRPQYDHRGQHGGHHGGHHRERDGGWGQQGRNQQWGNSSHNQDWRQRDRQGQGSQPQRGQRERYSDGRHDRWSNERPNERQQDTQHRSQGRNSSHKTHDEWT, encoded by the exons ATGTCTTTACACAAAACTTGgtgtaaaattaaaaactacAGGCAAAACAACAAAGCAAACTGCAAAG GTCATAACGCTGGAGTCTTATGTTTTAGATATCAGATCAAAGTAACGCTTCCCACCATGGATTCTGCAGGGGACAAAACACCTACAGATGTTAGCACAGAAAAAGTATCTGCTGAAAACCCAACAAGTTCAGATATAGTCCAAAAATATCAGGAGATGTTTTCATCTAGGTACAGTGACGACGATCCATTCTTCAAACCCTATAAAACCAAAGGAATGGACCCCCCACCcatcatggaaaattacttcatcaGACAACAAAAGAGAAGCTGGAATGACAG TTACCAGGATCATAGAAATAACCAAGACAGAGGTTACGGTCCTTCAAAGAGGCCACAATACGAtcatagaggtcaacatggagGTCATCATGGAGGTCACCATCGTGAGAGGGACGGTGGATGGGGTCAACAGGGTCGTAATCAACAATGGGGTAATTCTTCTCATAATCAAGACTGGAGACAGCGAGATAGACAAGGTCAAGGGTCACAACCCCAAAGAGGTCAACGAGAACGATACTCTGATGGTCGCCATGATAGATGGTCTAATGAGAGACCGAATGAAAGACAGCAGGACACTCAGCATCGGTCACAAGGCCGTAACTCCAGTCACAAAACACATGATGAATGGACTTGA